Proteins encoded in a region of the Diabrotica undecimpunctata isolate CICGRU chromosome 10, icDiaUnde3, whole genome shotgun sequence genome:
- the LOC140452070 gene encoding neuroglian-like isoform X2 gives MANNYFVILSLYLGFAVSERISPPLIVKGPPSDELLFEVPEHKDDDSRPIILNCEAEGFPAPRYSWTKDGKPFNYQSYDDRISIQPGRGTLVIIKPVDEDYGQYQCFAKNEYGIATSNSVFLRRDKFDSFNVSAPTTVVGTEGKPFLISCNPPGGYPSPKLNWVYITNSGVMKSINSSRITVDPEGDLWFSNLTRIDDSNGEFFYACVAVLGVKREYKLLNRISLNVTPAEDFNYNRQPPTKQYVSQKNKVGLRGKSVEIFCIYGGTPLPQTVWRKNGQVLYSSDRIRQANYGKSLLINDVDFNDEGNYTCEVSNGVGEAQSHSIDLKLLASPYLITKPTNQDVAEGDSVELECKAGGIPESQVKWIHNGKPIEESLANPRRKVLNNTIIIEHLQKNDTGNYGCNVTNRLGYVYKEVYVNVLNGIPEIIEAPKDTKSVEKQNVRLPCKTFGSSKPTIRWFRDGIELTKGNFQIQPNGTLLIKDVHFEDSGSYTCYAANKFGNTSAVSQVEVKARTYIYKGPKDTEAVTGSSVTLQCSAIADNELKLEIIWLQNNEPLDFEQEPRFIKSPDNSLIILKVKELDSGTYKCLARTELDEASAEAFLIVQDIPNSPIIESVECYSRKATITWREVGDNRSPILYFIIQYSTQFSPDTWKDISRVSAWEYTWSIPLAPWNQYTFRILAVNKVGPSKPSVHSRDVCITPPEVPNKNPELVSGHGTKPDNLVISWDPLPKTEHAGPGFKYRVCFKQNIDGATYECTDIHNYSQNTYTVSNQPSFQQYKIKVIASNDIGDAEAEPIEVIGYSGESKPLEAPTNFTLLLVPDGRTGLFSWNPIPKESFRGHILGYKIEFWSDVSNLHKEIQVGNLSKALINSLDPYTRNYARIYAFNGVYNGPSSATLSFNMPEGKPGIIENLEAYPLGSTSFLIKWRPPNKPNGILRGYVVSWAKVDAYRIDKLNTTTILDPNITSTKLTNLLPDTRYRIYVSSTTNAGESQQFFIERTTSHVQSIKPSKPTFTWILIQRNSGVTARIRWLPAIDGNGGANFIAKCKKKYNSAWIQSIVETTKDWTDVNDLTGSDVYECLVTSLDEKSVYRTDSDIQEIDISKERSQHKIINEQEISSGDNNGILHKISSPVETTTTAPDDYDDYNIGNTNEEKRS, from the exons ATATTCATGGACCAAAGATGGCAAACCATTTAACTATCAAAGTTATGATGACAGGATATCAATACAGCCTGGACGTGGTACTTTAGTCATAATTAAACCAGTAGATGAAGATTATGGtcaataccaatgttttgctaAAAATGAATATGGCATCGCTACTTCTAACTCTGTATTTTTACGTAGAGACAAATTTGATTCATTCAATGTAAGTGCACCAACGACTGTGGTTGGTACCGAGGGCAAACCGTTCTTGATATCATGTAACCCCCCTGGAGGGTACCCGAGCCCCAAACTTAATTGGGTTTATATTACGAATTCAGGTGTAATGAAATCCATTAATTCTTCTCGGATAACTGTTGATCCCGAAGGAGATCTGTGGTTTTCTAATTTAACTCGAATAGACGATAGTAATGGGGAGTTTTTTTACGCATGTGTAGCAGTCTTAGGAGTAAAGAGGGAATACAAACTTCTTAACAGAATATCTCTCAATGTAACACCAGCTGAAGATTTTAATTACAACAGACAACCACCTACGAAACAATATGTCAGTCAAAAAAATAAAGTGGGATTACGAGGAAAATCTGtagaaatattttgtatatatggtGGAAC ACCGCTACCTCAAACTGTTTGGAGAAAAAACGGACAGGTATTATATAGTTCAGATCGAATAAGACAAGCTAATTATGGAAAATCTCTTCTAATAAATGATGTCGATTTTAATGATGAAGGAAATTATACTTGTGAAGTAAGTAATGGTGTTGGTGAAGCTCAGTCACATTCAATAGACTTGAAACTTTTGG cgAGTCCTTATTTGATCACGAAACCAACAAATCAAGATGTAGCTGAAGGAGATAGTGTCGAACTGGAATGTAAGGCAGGTGGTATACCAGAATCGCAAGTAAAATGGATACACAATGGAAAACCTATTGAAGAATCATTAGCCAACCCCAGAcgaaaagttttaaataatacGATTATAATAGAGCATTTACAAAAGAACGACACAGGCAATTATGGGTGTAATGTAACCAATAGATTAGGTTATGTTTATAAGGAAGTTTACGTTAACGTTTTAA aTGGAATACCAGAAATCATCGAAGCTCCTAAAGATACTAAGAGCGTCGAAAAGCAGAATGTAAGATTACCTTGTAAAACCTTTGGCTCGTCTAAGCCTACAATACGATGGTTTCGAGACGGAATTGAACTTACTAAAGGTAACTTCCAGATTCAACCCAACGGTACTTTGTTAATTAAAGATGTACATTTTGAAGACAGTGGTAGTTACACTTGTTATGCTGCTAACAAGTTCGGAAATACAAGCGCCGTTAGCCAAGTTGAGGTTAAAG CACGGACCTATATTTATAAAGGTCCAAAAGACACTGAGGCAGTTACAGGATCTTCAGTTACATTACAGTGCAGTGCCATAGCTGACAACGAGCTTAAACTCGAAATTATTTGGTTACAAAATAACGAACCTTTAGATTTTGAACAGGAGCCTAGATTTATAAAATCCCCTGATAATTCCTTGATCATATTGAAAGTTAAAGAGTTGGATTCTGGAACTTACAAATGCCTAGCTCGAACGGAACTAGATGAAGCTTCAGCAGAAGCTTTTCTTATAGTGCAAGATATTCCAAATTCACCAATAATCGAATCAGTGGAATGTTACTCCAGAAAGGCTACCATAACCTGGCGAGAAGTTGGTGATAATCGTTCTCcaatattatatttcattatacAATATAGTACTCAGTTTTCACCAGACACATGGAAAGATATTAGCCGAGTGTCTGCTTGGGAGTATACTTGGTCAATTCCATTGGCACCTTGGAATCAATATACATTTAGGATACTAGCAGTTAATAAAGTAGGACCATCTAAACCTTCCGTACATAGTAGGGACGTATGTATAACACCACCTGAG gttCCCAACAAAAATCCTGAGTTAGTAAGTGGACACGGAACAAAACCCGATAATTTGGTAATTAGTTGGGATCCACTACCCAAAACAGAACACGCAGGACCTGGGTTTAAGTACCGTGTCTGTTTCAAGCAAAATATAGATGGAGCTACTTACGAATGTACAGATATCCATAATTATTCTCAAAACACCTATACAGTTTCCAACCAACCATCATTTCAGCAGtacaaaataaaagttatagcTTCTAATGATATTGGTGACGCAGAAGCCGAGCCCATTGAAGTAATTGGTTACTCGGGAGAATCAAAACCTCTAGAAGCTCCTACTAATTTTACCTTACTTCTAGTTCCTGATGGGAGAACAGGCTTATTTAGTTGGAATCCTATACCCAAAGAATCATTTCGCGGTCATATTTTAGGTTACAAAATAGAATTTTGGAGCGATGTATCAAATTTGCATAAGGAAATTCAAGTTGGTAACTTATCAAAAGCATTAATAAACTCGCTTGATCCCTACACTAGAAATTACGCAAGAATTTATGCCTTCAATGGTGTATATAATGGACCTTCTAGCGCAACACTCTCATTTAATATGCCGGAAGGAAAGCCTGGTATAATCGAAAATTTAGAAGCATACCCACTAGGGTCAACCAGTTTTCTTATAAAATGGAGACCTCCAAATAAGCCTAATGGCATACTAAGAGGCTATGTAGTATCTTGGGCAAAAGTTGATGCCTATAGAATAGATAAGTTAAACACAACAACCATTTTAGATCCTAATATAACATCAACCAAACTGACAAATCTACTGCCTGATACGAGGTATAGAATATACGTATCATCTACCACAAATGCTGGAGAATCTCAACAGTTTTTCATAGAGAGGACAACAAGTCACGTTCAAAGTATTAAACCATCGAAACCAACATTTACATGGATTCTCATTCAAAGAAATTCTGGAGTAACCGCTAGAATTCGCTGGCTTCCAGCTATCGATGGAAATGGAGGAGCAAATTTCATAGCAAAGtgtaaaaagaaatataattctGCATGGATCCAATCAATAGTTGAAACTACAAAAGACTGGACTGATGTAAATGATTTAACCGGCTCAGATGTATATGAATGCTTAGTTACGTCTTTAGATGAGAAATCAGTGTATAGGACAGATAGTGACATTCAAGAAATCGATATAAGCAAAGAGAGGAGTCAGCATAAAATAATTAACGAACAAGAAATCTCCAGTGGCGACAACAATGGAATACTGCACAA AATATCTTCGCCTGTAGAAACAACCACGACAGCGCCAGATGATTATGATG attatAATATTGGCAATACGAATGAAGAGAAAAGGAGCTAA
- the LOC140452070 gene encoding neuroglian-like isoform X1, whose product MANNYFVILSLYLGFAVSERISPPLIVKGPPSDELLFEVPEHKDDDSRPIILNCEAEGFPAPRYSWTKDGKPFNYQSYDDRISIQPGRGTLVIIKPVDEDYGQYQCFAKNEYGIATSNSVFLRRDKFDSFNVSAPTTVVGTEGKPFLISCNPPGGYPSPKLNWVYITNSGVMKSINSSRITVDPEGDLWFSNLTRIDDSNGEFFYACVAVLGVKREYKLLNRISLNVTPAEDFNYNRQPPTKQYVSQKNKVGLRGKSVEIFCIYGGTPLPQTVWRKNGQVLYSSDRIRQANYGKSLLINDVDFNDEGNYTCEVSNGVGEAQSHSIDLKLLASPYLITKPTNQDVAEGDSVELECKAGGIPESQVKWIHNGKPIEESLANPRRKVLNNTIIIEHLQKNDTGNYGCNVTNRLGYVYKEVYVNVLNGIPEIIEAPKDTKSVEKQNVRLPCKTFGSSKPTIRWFRDGIELTKGNFQIQPNGTLLIKDVHFEDSGSYTCYAANKFGNTSAVSQVEVKARTYIYKGPKDTEAVTGSSVTLQCSAIADNELKLEIIWLQNNEPLDFEQEPRFIKSPDNSLIILKVKELDSGTYKCLARTELDEASAEAFLIVQDIPNSPIIESVECYSRKATITWREVGDNRSPILYFIIQYSTQFSPDTWKDISRVSAWEYTWSIPLAPWNQYTFRILAVNKVGPSKPSVHSRDVCITPPEVPNKNPELVSGHGTKPDNLVISWDPLPKTEHAGPGFKYRVCFKQNIDGATYECTDIHNYSQNTYTVSNQPSFQQYKIKVIASNDIGDAEAEPIEVIGYSGESKPLEAPTNFTLLLVPDGRTGLFSWNPIPKESFRGHILGYKIEFWSDVSNLHKEIQVGNLSKALINSLDPYTRNYARIYAFNGVYNGPSSATLSFNMPEGKPGIIENLEAYPLGSTSFLIKWRPPNKPNGILRGYVVSWAKVDAYRIDKLNTTTILDPNITSTKLTNLLPDTRYRIYVSSTTNAGESQQFFIERTTSHVQSIKPSKPTFTWILIQRNSGVTARIRWLPAIDGNGGANFIAKCKKKYNSAWIQSIVETTKDWTDVNDLTGSDVYECLVTSLDEKSVYRTDSDIQEIDISKERSQHKIINEQEISSGDNNGILHKISSPVETTTTAPDDYDGKVYPHFLLPQLYI is encoded by the exons ATATTCATGGACCAAAGATGGCAAACCATTTAACTATCAAAGTTATGATGACAGGATATCAATACAGCCTGGACGTGGTACTTTAGTCATAATTAAACCAGTAGATGAAGATTATGGtcaataccaatgttttgctaAAAATGAATATGGCATCGCTACTTCTAACTCTGTATTTTTACGTAGAGACAAATTTGATTCATTCAATGTAAGTGCACCAACGACTGTGGTTGGTACCGAGGGCAAACCGTTCTTGATATCATGTAACCCCCCTGGAGGGTACCCGAGCCCCAAACTTAATTGGGTTTATATTACGAATTCAGGTGTAATGAAATCCATTAATTCTTCTCGGATAACTGTTGATCCCGAAGGAGATCTGTGGTTTTCTAATTTAACTCGAATAGACGATAGTAATGGGGAGTTTTTTTACGCATGTGTAGCAGTCTTAGGAGTAAAGAGGGAATACAAACTTCTTAACAGAATATCTCTCAATGTAACACCAGCTGAAGATTTTAATTACAACAGACAACCACCTACGAAACAATATGTCAGTCAAAAAAATAAAGTGGGATTACGAGGAAAATCTGtagaaatattttgtatatatggtGGAAC ACCGCTACCTCAAACTGTTTGGAGAAAAAACGGACAGGTATTATATAGTTCAGATCGAATAAGACAAGCTAATTATGGAAAATCTCTTCTAATAAATGATGTCGATTTTAATGATGAAGGAAATTATACTTGTGAAGTAAGTAATGGTGTTGGTGAAGCTCAGTCACATTCAATAGACTTGAAACTTTTGG cgAGTCCTTATTTGATCACGAAACCAACAAATCAAGATGTAGCTGAAGGAGATAGTGTCGAACTGGAATGTAAGGCAGGTGGTATACCAGAATCGCAAGTAAAATGGATACACAATGGAAAACCTATTGAAGAATCATTAGCCAACCCCAGAcgaaaagttttaaataatacGATTATAATAGAGCATTTACAAAAGAACGACACAGGCAATTATGGGTGTAATGTAACCAATAGATTAGGTTATGTTTATAAGGAAGTTTACGTTAACGTTTTAA aTGGAATACCAGAAATCATCGAAGCTCCTAAAGATACTAAGAGCGTCGAAAAGCAGAATGTAAGATTACCTTGTAAAACCTTTGGCTCGTCTAAGCCTACAATACGATGGTTTCGAGACGGAATTGAACTTACTAAAGGTAACTTCCAGATTCAACCCAACGGTACTTTGTTAATTAAAGATGTACATTTTGAAGACAGTGGTAGTTACACTTGTTATGCTGCTAACAAGTTCGGAAATACAAGCGCCGTTAGCCAAGTTGAGGTTAAAG CACGGACCTATATTTATAAAGGTCCAAAAGACACTGAGGCAGTTACAGGATCTTCAGTTACATTACAGTGCAGTGCCATAGCTGACAACGAGCTTAAACTCGAAATTATTTGGTTACAAAATAACGAACCTTTAGATTTTGAACAGGAGCCTAGATTTATAAAATCCCCTGATAATTCCTTGATCATATTGAAAGTTAAAGAGTTGGATTCTGGAACTTACAAATGCCTAGCTCGAACGGAACTAGATGAAGCTTCAGCAGAAGCTTTTCTTATAGTGCAAGATATTCCAAATTCACCAATAATCGAATCAGTGGAATGTTACTCCAGAAAGGCTACCATAACCTGGCGAGAAGTTGGTGATAATCGTTCTCcaatattatatttcattatacAATATAGTACTCAGTTTTCACCAGACACATGGAAAGATATTAGCCGAGTGTCTGCTTGGGAGTATACTTGGTCAATTCCATTGGCACCTTGGAATCAATATACATTTAGGATACTAGCAGTTAATAAAGTAGGACCATCTAAACCTTCCGTACATAGTAGGGACGTATGTATAACACCACCTGAG gttCCCAACAAAAATCCTGAGTTAGTAAGTGGACACGGAACAAAACCCGATAATTTGGTAATTAGTTGGGATCCACTACCCAAAACAGAACACGCAGGACCTGGGTTTAAGTACCGTGTCTGTTTCAAGCAAAATATAGATGGAGCTACTTACGAATGTACAGATATCCATAATTATTCTCAAAACACCTATACAGTTTCCAACCAACCATCATTTCAGCAGtacaaaataaaagttatagcTTCTAATGATATTGGTGACGCAGAAGCCGAGCCCATTGAAGTAATTGGTTACTCGGGAGAATCAAAACCTCTAGAAGCTCCTACTAATTTTACCTTACTTCTAGTTCCTGATGGGAGAACAGGCTTATTTAGTTGGAATCCTATACCCAAAGAATCATTTCGCGGTCATATTTTAGGTTACAAAATAGAATTTTGGAGCGATGTATCAAATTTGCATAAGGAAATTCAAGTTGGTAACTTATCAAAAGCATTAATAAACTCGCTTGATCCCTACACTAGAAATTACGCAAGAATTTATGCCTTCAATGGTGTATATAATGGACCTTCTAGCGCAACACTCTCATTTAATATGCCGGAAGGAAAGCCTGGTATAATCGAAAATTTAGAAGCATACCCACTAGGGTCAACCAGTTTTCTTATAAAATGGAGACCTCCAAATAAGCCTAATGGCATACTAAGAGGCTATGTAGTATCTTGGGCAAAAGTTGATGCCTATAGAATAGATAAGTTAAACACAACAACCATTTTAGATCCTAATATAACATCAACCAAACTGACAAATCTACTGCCTGATACGAGGTATAGAATATACGTATCATCTACCACAAATGCTGGAGAATCTCAACAGTTTTTCATAGAGAGGACAACAAGTCACGTTCAAAGTATTAAACCATCGAAACCAACATTTACATGGATTCTCATTCAAAGAAATTCTGGAGTAACCGCTAGAATTCGCTGGCTTCCAGCTATCGATGGAAATGGAGGAGCAAATTTCATAGCAAAGtgtaaaaagaaatataattctGCATGGATCCAATCAATAGTTGAAACTACAAAAGACTGGACTGATGTAAATGATTTAACCGGCTCAGATGTATATGAATGCTTAGTTACGTCTTTAGATGAGAAATCAGTGTATAGGACAGATAGTGACATTCAAGAAATCGATATAAGCAAAGAGAGGAGTCAGCATAAAATAATTAACGAACAAGAAATCTCCAGTGGCGACAACAATGGAATACTGCACAA AATATCTTCGCCTGTAGAAACAACCACGACAGCGCCAGATGATTATGATGGTAAGGTTTATCCACATTTCCTTCTACCTCAACTTTATATATAG